Proteins from a genomic interval of Parvivirga hydrogeniphila:
- the glyS gene encoding glycine--tRNA ligase subunit beta, with protein MPRDLLFEIGVEEMPSAPLYSALEQVSTASADALAAARLEHGEISVYGSPRRIALLVRDVAERQRDVTERVKGPAAAAAYDADGNPTPAALGFARSRGVDPGSLVRESTDGGEYVWAVIERPGLPAEEVLPGLLSDLAGSIQWPKTMRWGSGDARFIRPVRWLVALFGDEVLPVTFAGLTAGCTSYGHRFLAGPVTIETPSSYLEALRAASVIADGAERAAAIREGIASVADSLGGVAVVPEDTFLEVVNLVENPTVAAGRFDEAFLRVPREVLEEAMESHQRYFPVEDLNGSLMPAFLVVHNGPADRTPQIVAGHERVIRARLADAAFFYDEDLKHSLESYVGKLDGIVFHQRLGSLGQKVARVERLTRLLAKEVGAGPEDEAHAVRAAHLCKADLVTHVVVEFTSLQGVMGSYYALASGEAPAVAQAIVDHYRPRYAGDALPESLPGMLVSAADKLDTICGIHAAKQAPTGSSDPFALRRFAIGIIAMVIDGGLHLRLGRAIADAVDGYAEVLSDMDAASVVAEVKEFFLGRVQGVLRERGYAYDTIDAVLASESDDLAEVAARCAALQDARDADPELFEDLAIAFRRAANLADPSLGEGVSRDLMGDEERALADALEAADRTVQELLARGRHDDVLSELAALRPHIDAFFESVLVMDEDLRLRENRLRLLNRFVRVFSRFADFGRIAA; from the coding sequence ATGCCGCGCGACCTTCTGTTCGAGATTGGCGTGGAAGAGATGCCGTCTGCGCCGCTGTACTCTGCGCTCGAGCAGGTAAGCACGGCATCCGCCGATGCTCTCGCTGCTGCCCGGCTCGAACACGGCGAGATCTCCGTGTACGGAAGCCCGCGGCGCATCGCGCTTCTCGTGCGGGACGTGGCGGAGCGCCAGCGCGATGTGACGGAGCGCGTCAAAGGCCCCGCGGCGGCGGCAGCGTACGACGCGGACGGGAACCCGACGCCGGCCGCGCTCGGCTTCGCGCGCAGCAGGGGCGTCGACCCTGGATCGCTCGTGCGTGAGAGCACAGACGGTGGCGAGTACGTGTGGGCCGTCATCGAGCGCCCGGGCCTGCCCGCCGAAGAGGTGCTTCCCGGCCTCCTCTCCGATCTCGCTGGGTCGATCCAGTGGCCGAAGACGATGCGCTGGGGTAGCGGTGACGCCCGGTTCATCCGTCCGGTCCGGTGGCTCGTGGCGCTGTTCGGAGACGAGGTTCTGCCCGTGACCTTCGCAGGGCTCACGGCCGGCTGCACGAGCTACGGCCACCGGTTCCTCGCTGGGCCGGTGACGATCGAGACGCCGTCGTCGTACCTGGAGGCGCTGCGGGCCGCGTCAGTCATCGCGGACGGCGCTGAGCGTGCTGCTGCTATCCGCGAGGGGATCGCATCTGTCGCGGACTCTCTCGGCGGCGTTGCCGTGGTACCCGAAGACACGTTCCTCGAGGTGGTGAACCTCGTCGAGAATCCGACTGTGGCTGCCGGACGGTTCGACGAGGCGTTCCTGCGCGTTCCGCGCGAGGTGCTCGAAGAAGCGATGGAATCGCACCAGCGCTACTTCCCGGTCGAGGACCTGAACGGGTCGCTGATGCCTGCGTTCCTCGTCGTCCACAACGGTCCCGCGGACCGCACGCCGCAGATCGTCGCAGGCCACGAGCGCGTCATCCGTGCGCGACTGGCAGACGCCGCGTTCTTCTACGACGAAGACCTGAAGCACTCGCTGGAGTCCTACGTCGGTAAACTGGACGGCATCGTCTTCCACCAGCGGCTCGGTTCGCTCGGCCAGAAGGTGGCGCGCGTCGAGCGCCTCACGCGTCTCCTCGCGAAGGAGGTAGGCGCGGGGCCGGAGGACGAAGCGCACGCCGTTCGCGCCGCGCACTTGTGCAAGGCCGACCTCGTGACACACGTCGTCGTCGAGTTCACCTCGCTCCAAGGCGTGATGGGCTCGTACTACGCCCTCGCCTCGGGCGAGGCGCCGGCCGTGGCGCAGGCGATCGTAGACCACTACCGTCCGCGGTACGCCGGGGACGCGCTCCCGGAAAGCCTCCCAGGCATGCTGGTCTCAGCGGCAGACAAGCTGGACACCATCTGCGGCATCCATGCGGCCAAGCAAGCGCCGACGGGCTCGTCCGATCCGTTCGCTCTGCGGCGGTTCGCAATCGGGATCATCGCGATGGTCATTGACGGAGGGTTGCATCTCCGGCTTGGTCGCGCCATCGCGGATGCGGTCGACGGATACGCAGAGGTCCTTTCCGACATGGACGCCGCTTCCGTGGTCGCGGAGGTGAAGGAGTTCTTCCTCGGGCGCGTGCAGGGCGTTCTGCGCGAACGCGGGTACGCGTACGACACCATCGACGCCGTGCTCGCCTCAGAATCCGACGACCTCGCCGAGGTCGCTGCGCGGTGCGCCGCGTTGCAAGATGCGCGCGACGCCGACCCGGAGCTGTTCGAAGACCTCGCCATCGCCTTCCGGCGCGCCGCGAACCTGGCGGACCCCTCCCTCGGGGAGGGCGTGTCGCGCGACCTCATGGGAGATGAGGAGCGCGCGCTCGCCGACGCGCTGGAAGCTGCGGACCGCACGGTGCAAGAGCTGCTCGCACGAGGAAGGCACGACGACGTCTTGTCCGAACTGGCTGCGCTCAGGCCCCACATCGATGCATTCTTCGAGTCCGTGCTCGTCATGGACGAAGACCTGCGGCTGAGAGAGAACCGTTTGCGTCTGCTCAACCGCTTCGTCCGCGTGTTCTCGCGCTTCGCGGACTTCGGCCGGATTGCAGCCTGA
- a CDS encoding pyruvate, water dikinase regulatory protein: MTYTVHILSDSLGETAEMVARAAIAQFDGDAFRIERLPRVRTVGELRTAVRSHCGQWCLFVYTLVDDALRREMETLCASGVNGIDVLGPAVATIGRVTGLQPSGEPGAIRRTDEEYFERIEAMEFAVKHDDGRNPQDLPEADVVLIGVSRSSKTPLAMYLAFKGYRAANVPLTPGTDPPKELFEVSPRRVFGLITSARVLREVRTERMRELGTYVPGYADLEAIERELEEARAVMRKIGCIVVHTDNRAIEEAAQEIVRHLEGGLTVSD; this comes from the coding sequence GTGACGTACACGGTACACATCCTGTCGGACTCGCTCGGTGAGACGGCCGAGATGGTGGCGCGCGCCGCCATCGCGCAGTTCGACGGTGACGCGTTCCGCATCGAACGCCTGCCCAGGGTGCGCACGGTCGGTGAGCTCCGCACCGCCGTAAGATCGCACTGCGGGCAGTGGTGTCTGTTCGTGTACACGCTCGTCGACGACGCGCTGCGGAGGGAGATGGAGACGCTCTGCGCGTCCGGAGTCAACGGCATCGACGTGTTGGGTCCTGCCGTGGCGACGATCGGACGCGTGACAGGCCTGCAACCGTCGGGGGAGCCGGGGGCGATACGGCGCACCGACGAGGAGTACTTCGAGCGGATCGAGGCGATGGAATTCGCCGTCAAGCACGATGACGGCCGCAACCCGCAGGACCTTCCGGAGGCCGACGTGGTGCTCATCGGCGTCTCTCGTTCCAGCAAGACGCCGCTCGCGATGTACCTCGCGTTCAAGGGTTACCGGGCGGCCAACGTCCCGCTCACGCCAGGAACGGATCCGCCCAAGGAGCTGTTCGAGGTGAGTCCGCGGCGGGTGTTCGGCCTCATCACGAGCGCGCGCGTCCTGCGCGAGGTCCGCACAGAGCGGATGCGGGAGCTCGGCACCTACGTCCCGGGGTATGCAGACTTAGAAGCGATCGAGCGCGAATTGGAGGAGGCCCGGGCGGTGATGCGGAAGATCGGGTGCATCGTGGTGCACACCGACAACCGCGCGATCGAGGAGGCCGCGCAGGAGATCGTGCGTCACTTGGAAGGCGGCCTTACCGTCTCCGACTGA